A DNA window from bacterium contains the following coding sequences:
- a CDS encoding glycoside hydrolase family 15 protein yields the protein MQAIQTAAVTVDYDWLQKVPRSLVIGNGNVLVGFDATYTVRDLYFPRVGDANQTMGNDCRTGFFIDGKFAWLDDAGWDRRLGYAVDSLVSDVTLKHAGLGITVRFEDYVDLARNWFIRNVEVTSDRGFTTGRAFFHYDWFIEGSDIGNTVAFDPRHRGIIAYKANRYFLIGGRSGQDFGISTWANGKKGNGLAGTWVDAEDGILGKNPIEQGSVDCTVGFDFGPGALGQPSSLTHWVCMGTRLSEVTTYGQDLIVGRGPDTYRGRTITYWRVWSEKDHRHIDEELGPEVTQLYRRSILTARTHVDNRGAIIAATDFDITKFARDTYAYAWPRDGALVANALDRAGHEDVTRQFFTFCQQALVEEGFFLHKYTPYGQPGSSWLPWIDAHGMRTLPIQEDETGLVLWALWQHYRIHQNLDFVVDLYSTLIVPAADWMVSYVDERNGLPMPSWDLWEERWGVHAFTVGALWGGLDAARNFAGLFGDTAAFARYRDAADRLREAADTHLYSSALGRFVRRIAVEDDGTMTVDMVLDSAIHGLWRFGMLPPDEPRIRDTMIAIRDQLANQAAAGGIARYKDDYYFRVEPDTKKVPGNPWFMCTLWMAQWYIATATTAQDLKPARDIINWVVAHQIASGLLSEQLDPNTGAPLSVSPLTWSHAELIVTVDEFCRKAERVRRSAKSASSPASSTAS from the coding sequence GTGCAGGCCATCCAGACCGCCGCCGTCACCGTCGACTACGATTGGCTCCAGAAGGTGCCTAGAAGCCTGGTCATCGGAAATGGCAACGTGCTCGTGGGCTTCGATGCCACCTACACGGTCCGGGACCTGTATTTCCCGCGGGTCGGCGACGCCAACCAGACGATGGGCAACGACTGCCGCACCGGGTTCTTCATCGACGGCAAATTCGCCTGGCTCGACGACGCGGGCTGGGATCGTCGCCTGGGGTATGCCGTGGACTCGCTGGTCAGCGACGTCACCCTCAAGCACGCCGGCCTGGGCATCACCGTCAGGTTCGAGGACTACGTCGACCTCGCGCGCAACTGGTTCATCCGCAACGTCGAGGTCACATCCGACAGAGGATTCACCACCGGTCGCGCCTTCTTCCACTACGACTGGTTCATCGAGGGTTCGGACATCGGCAACACCGTGGCCTTCGACCCCCGGCACCGCGGGATCATCGCCTACAAGGCCAATCGATACTTCCTCATCGGCGGCCGCTCCGGCCAGGATTTCGGGATCAGCACCTGGGCCAACGGCAAGAAGGGCAACGGCCTGGCCGGGACGTGGGTCGACGCCGAAGACGGCATTCTCGGCAAGAACCCGATCGAGCAGGGCTCCGTCGACTGCACGGTCGGGTTTGACTTCGGCCCCGGCGCCCTCGGCCAACCGAGCTCCCTGACGCATTGGGTCTGCATGGGGACGCGGCTCAGCGAGGTCACGACCTACGGGCAGGACCTGATCGTCGGCCGCGGGCCGGACACCTATCGCGGCCGGACGATCACCTACTGGCGGGTGTGGTCGGAGAAGGACCACCGGCATATCGACGAGGAGCTCGGCCCTGAGGTGACGCAGCTTTACCGCCGCAGCATCCTGACCGCACGCACGCACGTCGACAACCGTGGCGCCATCATCGCCGCGACCGACTTCGACATCACGAAGTTCGCCCGCGACACGTATGCGTATGCATGGCCTCGCGACGGCGCGCTGGTCGCCAACGCGCTCGATCGCGCCGGGCACGAGGACGTGACCCGCCAGTTCTTCACGTTCTGCCAGCAGGCTCTGGTCGAAGAGGGCTTTTTCCTGCACAAGTACACGCCCTATGGACAGCCCGGAAGCTCGTGGCTGCCGTGGATCGACGCGCACGGGATGCGCACGCTGCCGATTCAGGAAGACGAGACGGGGCTGGTGCTGTGGGCGTTGTGGCAGCACTATCGGATTCACCAGAACCTTGACTTCGTGGTCGACCTCTACTCGACGCTCATCGTGCCCGCGGCCGACTGGATGGTCTCCTACGTCGACGAGAGAAACGGCCTCCCGATGCCCTCGTGGGACCTGTGGGAGGAGCGCTGGGGCGTCCACGCGTTCACGGTCGGCGCGCTCTGGGGTGGTCTCGATGCGGCGCGCAACTTCGCCGGCCTCTTCGGCGACACCGCCGCGTTCGCGCGCTATCGGGACGCCGCGGACCGCTTGCGCGAGGCGGCGGACACGCACCTGTACAGCTCCGCGCTGGGACGGTTCGTGCGCCGCATCGCCGTCGAGGACGACGGCACCATGACCGTGGACATGGTCCTCGACAGCGCGATCCATGGGCTGTGGCGATTCGGCATGCTCCCGCCCGACGAACCGCGGATCAGGGACACGATGATCGCGATTCGCGACCAGCTGGCCAACCAGGCGGCCGCCGGCGGGATCGCGCGCTACAAGGACGACTATTACTTCAGGGTCGAACCTGACACCAAGAAGGTGCCGGGCAATCCCTGGTTCATGTGCACGCTGTGGATGGCGCAGTGGTACATCGCGACGGCCACGACCGCCCAGGACCTCAAGCCGGCGCGCGACATCATCAACTGGGTGGTCGCGCACCAGATCGCCAGCGGCCTGCTGTCAGAGCAGCTCGACCCCAACACCGGCGCGCCCCTTTCCGTGTCGCCGCTGACGTGGTCTCACGCCGAGCTGATCGTCACCGTCGACGAGTTCTGCCGCAAGGCCGAACGCGTTCGCCGCTCGGCGAAATCCGCGAGCTCGCCGGCATCGAGCACCGCTTCCTAG
- a CDS encoding metal-dependent hydrolase has protein sequence MALDAEVSFTWVGHGTWKARSARQKEILIDPWVMNNPVAPENLKKIDRCDLMLITHGHFDHLQDALEIARATKPTIVTNFEIASWLGSKGIEASSIVGLNQGGTIAVDGVKVTLVHAEHSSGISDGDRTVYGGHACGIVIEFENGFTVYFAGDTDVFGDMALIAELNQFDVAFLPIGDFYTMGPKRAAKAVSLLGVKTVVPMHFGTFPPLTGRPSDLQALVGPGVKVLDIKPGDTV, from the coding sequence ATGGCGCTCGATGCTGAGGTCAGCTTTACCTGGGTGGGCCACGGGACCTGGAAAGCTCGCAGCGCCAGGCAGAAGGAGATCCTGATCGACCCCTGGGTCATGAACAACCCGGTGGCTCCGGAGAACCTAAAGAAGATCGACCGTTGCGACCTGATGCTCATCACGCACGGTCATTTCGACCATCTCCAGGACGCGCTCGAGATCGCCAGGGCGACCAAGCCCACGATCGTGACCAATTTCGAGATCGCATCGTGGCTTGGCTCCAAGGGCATCGAGGCGTCGAGCATCGTCGGCCTGAACCAGGGCGGCACGATCGCGGTCGACGGCGTCAAGGTGACGCTCGTCCACGCCGAGCACTCCAGCGGCATCTCCGACGGCGACAGGACGGTCTACGGCGGCCACGCGTGCGGGATCGTGATCGAGTTCGAGAACGGCTTCACCGTCTACTTCGCGGGCGACACCGACGTGTTCGGGGACATGGCCCTCATCGCCGAGCTGAACCAGTTCGACGTTGCCTTCCTGCCCATTGGCGACTTCTACACCATGGGGCCGAAACGGGCCGCCAAGGCGGTCTCCCTCCTAGGCGTGAAGACCGTCGTGCCCATGCACTTCGGCACGTTCCCGCCGCTGACGGGCCGCCCGAGCGATCTGCAGGCGCTGGTCGGGCCTGGCGTCAAGGTGCTGGACATCAAACCGGGCGACACGGTCTGA
- a CDS encoding VWA domain-containing protein → MRFRYSRWDGTQKLDDLDAGDVLDALSDDLMNYGDLNAALQRLLRWGSPNMPGLEQLLKQLREARERELGRYNLDSTVEQLREQVQDVIDTEKGGIERRLSESRSPEAQKLMERIARQRQEQLERLPDDLGGRVKGLRDYEFVDDAARQKFEELMQKLQQQMVDQMFQGLKGSIQSMRGQDLSRVREMVRELNKMLEQRMEGRTPDFNRFMERFGDMFPPGINSLDELLEHLQRQMAQMHSLLQSLSPEAREELRQMMDALLQDDSLRLELARLSGFMQAMMPPSELSERYPFFGEDPLSMGEAMGLMERLQQMDRLESQLERGSFRPDDVDRSLAQELLGHEARQALDQLRKLTEMLEKAGYVERKGRRMELTPRGMRRIGQSALRDIFDQLKKTRMGQHQLWRGGLGNDASDELKAYEYGDPFLLDLKETLFNSLVREGPRVPVRMAAKDFIVHRTEHVTQASTVLMIDMSRSMFLRGCFLAAKKVAIALDSLIRSQYPRDSLYVVGFSNYAVELKPQTLPQLALNDYVYGTNMQHGFQVARSLLAKHRGNRQIIMITDGEPTAHLEDNGRAYFAYPPTFKTIQQTLREVRRCTRDRIVINTFMLERGPYLTEFINQMTRINRGRAFFVSPDRLGEYILVDYVSGKQRRRASSRRSRIA, encoded by the coding sequence ATGAGGTTCCGCTACTCGCGGTGGGACGGCACTCAGAAGCTGGACGACCTCGACGCCGGGGATGTCCTGGACGCGCTTTCGGACGACCTCATGAACTACGGCGATCTGAACGCCGCGCTCCAGCGCCTGTTGCGCTGGGGGTCGCCGAACATGCCTGGGCTGGAGCAGCTCCTCAAGCAGCTGCGTGAAGCGCGTGAGCGCGAGCTGGGCCGGTACAACCTGGACTCGACGGTCGAGCAGCTGCGCGAGCAGGTGCAGGACGTCATCGACACCGAGAAGGGTGGAATCGAGCGCCGACTGAGCGAGTCGCGGTCACCTGAGGCCCAAAAGCTCATGGAGCGAATCGCGCGTCAGCGCCAGGAACAGCTGGAACGCCTGCCCGACGACCTCGGCGGTCGCGTCAAGGGGCTGCGCGATTACGAGTTCGTCGACGACGCGGCGCGGCAGAAGTTCGAAGAGCTGATGCAGAAGCTGCAGCAGCAGATGGTCGATCAGATGTTCCAGGGCCTGAAGGGCTCGATTCAGTCGATGCGGGGTCAGGACCTTTCCCGTGTACGCGAGATGGTCCGCGAGCTGAACAAGATGCTGGAGCAGCGGATGGAGGGTCGCACACCGGACTTCAACCGCTTCATGGAGCGCTTCGGCGACATGTTCCCGCCCGGCATCAACAGCCTGGACGAGCTGCTCGAGCACCTGCAGCGCCAGATGGCGCAGATGCACTCCCTCCTCCAGAGCCTGAGCCCGGAGGCGCGTGAAGAGCTCCGCCAGATGATGGACGCGCTCCTGCAGGACGACTCCCTCCGCCTGGAGCTCGCGAGGCTGTCGGGTTTCATGCAGGCGATGATGCCGCCCTCTGAGCTCAGCGAGCGGTATCCGTTCTTCGGCGAGGACCCGCTGAGCATGGGCGAGGCGATGGGGCTGATGGAGCGCCTCCAGCAGATGGATCGCCTCGAGTCACAGCTCGAGCGCGGAAGCTTCCGGCCGGACGACGTCGACCGCTCGCTGGCGCAGGAGCTCCTGGGCCACGAGGCCCGCCAGGCGCTCGACCAGCTGCGCAAGTTGACCGAGATGCTCGAAAAGGCGGGCTACGTCGAGCGCAAGGGCCGGCGGATGGAGCTGACCCCGCGCGGCATGAGGCGCATCGGCCAGTCGGCGCTGCGCGACATCTTCGACCAGCTCAAGAAGACTCGCATGGGCCAGCACCAGCTGTGGCGGGGTGGACTCGGCAACGATGCGTCGGATGAGCTCAAGGCCTACGAGTACGGCGACCCCTTCCTCCTTGACTTGAAGGAAACGCTCTTCAACTCCCTGGTCCGTGAAGGCCCGCGGGTGCCGGTTCGGATGGCGGCCAAGGATTTCATCGTTCACCGCACCGAGCACGTGACCCAGGCCTCGACCGTGCTCATGATCGACATGAGCCGGTCGATGTTCCTTCGCGGCTGTTTCCTCGCCGCCAAGAAGGTGGCCATCGCGCTCGACTCGCTGATACGCAGCCAGTACCCGAGGGATTCGCTCTACGTGGTTGGCTTCTCCAACTATGCGGTCGAGCTGAAGCCGCAGACGCTGCCGCAGCTGGCGCTCAACGACTACGTCTACGGGACCAACATGCAGCACGGGTTCCAGGTCGCACGCTCCCTGCTGGCGAAGCACCGAGGCAATCGCCAGATCATCATGATCACCGACGGCGAGCCCACGGCCCATCTCGAGGACAACGGCCGCGCCTACTTCGCCTACCCGCCGACCTTCAAGACCATCCAGCAGACGCTCCGCGAGGTGAGGCGCTGCACGCGCGATCGCATCGTCATCAACACCTTCATGCTCGAGCGCGGCCCCTATCTGACCGAGTTCATCAACCAGATGACCCGGATCAACAGGGGGCGGGCGTTCTTCGTCTCGCCCGACCGCCTGGGGGAGTACATCCTGGTCGACTACGTCAGCGGGAAGCAGCGCCGGCGCGCGAGCAGCCGCCGCTCGCGCATCGCGTAG
- a CDS encoding LysR family transcriptional regulator: MQRLVAALAVLVDLLLGDGGRRPDRRLDPFERRRRAANRREGLWLTSGHTAYRRRVPEYGPPLDIDRTVTLRQLRTFKAVADLNSFSLAAQELRLSQPSVSYQVKELEEALGLPLLDRLGKRVRLTEAGSVLYTYTRRTLDVLDEAALALEEMRGIKRGHLRVGASTTVGIYLLPAALGAFKKLHPGIVISLEIGTRARVQEQVLRSELDLAVVGPALKDADLAILPFVSDELAVVAPAGHPIAGRQGLTLKDLADQPFVMREPASGSRWSLEKAARKAGAKLQVAMELGSNGAIKHAVESGLGLAVISRYACALELSSGRLVELDVSGFPIRRDWHIVHLRRRRLPASVLAFIEFLKDTSWLSRDGARGRFRPPTD; the protein is encoded by the coding sequence GTGCAGCGCCTGGTAGCGGCGCTTGCGGTACTGGTTGATCTTCTGCTCGGAGACGGTGGTCGGCGACCGGACCGGCGCCTCGACCCCTTCGAGCGACGGCGTCGTGCGGCGAACCGGCGTGAGGGACTTTGGCTTACGAGCGGCCATACCGCATATCGTAGGCGCGTGCCCGAATACGGCCCTCCGCTCGACATCGATCGGACGGTGACGCTGCGTCAATTGCGAACGTTCAAAGCGGTCGCCGACCTCAACAGCTTCAGCCTCGCGGCGCAGGAGCTGCGCCTGAGCCAGCCGTCGGTCTCGTATCAGGTCAAGGAGCTGGAGGAGGCGCTTGGCTTACCGCTGCTGGATCGGCTGGGCAAGCGCGTGCGGCTGACCGAAGCAGGTTCCGTCCTCTACACCTACACGCGCCGCACGCTCGACGTCCTGGACGAGGCCGCGCTGGCGCTCGAAGAGATGCGGGGGATCAAGCGCGGCCATCTTCGGGTCGGCGCCAGCACGACCGTGGGCATCTACCTGCTGCCCGCCGCGCTCGGAGCATTCAAGAAGCTCCATCCGGGCATCGTCATATCGCTGGAGATCGGCACGCGCGCGCGCGTCCAGGAACAGGTGCTCCGCAGCGAGCTCGACCTCGCGGTCGTCGGCCCGGCGCTCAAAGACGCCGACCTGGCCATCCTGCCGTTCGTCAGCGACGAGCTGGCGGTGGTCGCGCCCGCCGGCCACCCGATTGCCGGCCGGCAGGGGCTCACGCTGAAGGACCTCGCGGACCAGCCGTTCGTCATGCGGGAGCCGGCGTCGGGCAGCCGCTGGTCGCTGGAGAAGGCGGCGCGCAAGGCGGGAGCCAAGCTGCAGGTGGCGATGGAGCTCGGATCCAACGGCGCCATCAAGCACGCCGTCGAGTCAGGCCTGGGACTCGCCGTCATCTCGCGATACGCATGCGCGCTCGAGCTGTCGAGCGGGCGCCTGGTCGAGCTGGACGTAAGCGGCTTTCCAATCCGCCGCGACTGGCACATCGTTCACCTCCGCCGCCGCCGCCTGCCGGCGTCGGTGCTGGCCTTCATCGAGTTCTTGAAGGACACGAGCTGGCTGTCGCGCGACGGCGCGCGCGGCCGCTTCCGCCCGCCCACGGATTGA
- a CDS encoding M48 family peptidase: protein MPVVLLRPHPPVGDRPAAIGVRPAADDQVLPVGRDLAEPRPHADPMRQGARLAEGAGAEVKPDRAVDGALLDRVLAENAVFGVDPRPGQAVALLAVGPGADPEILAGAAADEEVSIGLVGDDPAVPGVEGHGVADVRTLDEPVVVEEGATGGESSVGCDLDVADEPVAREVDVVLEPDGDAQAGVLEGDVADQRVHGIPQATIPARVVEPGEFAVDEEPGAAVVAHRLVGVADPREIQVPDRVGGIEAHEHVAISDDQASRHLLEPIVVDGDGGGLDGLHPYWCVNGRGSQPETGCLQSQHTNPATSEHCVLEANHNQFSPPIRIVASGRRRRTVAARLRSGVLELLVPESMPRAERERWGEEMRRRLLRRMERSRPTDQRLDERARTLNDRHFGGRLRWTSIAFADMAHLWGSCTFTTGAIRIARRAASLPGWVLDYLLVHEMAHLEHSDHGPAFHEMTNRYPLTERARGYLMALDRDGGSSDSP from the coding sequence ATGCCGGTGGTCCTTCTCCGACCACACCCGCCAGTAGGTGATCGTCCGGCCGCGATAGGTGTCCGGCCCGCGGCCGACGATCAGGTCCTGCCCGTAGGTCGTGACCTCGCTGAGCCGCGTCCCCATGCAGACCCAATGCGTCAGGGAGCTCGGTTGGCCGAGGGCGCCGGGGCCGAAGTCAAACCCGACCGTGCAGTCGACGGAGCCCTGCTCGATCGGGTTCTTGCCGAGAATGCCGTCTTCGGCGTCGACCCACGTCCCGGCCAGGCCGTTGCCCTTCTTGCCGTTGGCCCAGGTGCTGATCCCGAAATCCTGGCCGGAGCGGCCGCCGATGAGGAAGTATCGATTGGCCTTGTAGGCGATGATCCCGCGGTGCCGGGGGTCGAAGGCCACGGTGTTGCCGATGTCCGAACCCTCGATGAACCAGTCGTAGTGGAAGAAGGCGCGACCGGTGGTGAATCCTCTGTCGGATGTGACCTCGACGTTGCGGATGAACCAGTTGCGCGCGAGGTCGACGTAGTCCTCGAACCTGACGGTGATGCCCAGGCCGGCGTGCTTGAGGGTGACGTCGCTGACCAGCGAGTCCACGGCATACCCCAGGCGACGATCCCAGCCCGCGTCGTCGAGCCAGGCGAATTTGCCGTCGATGAAGAACCCGGTGCGGCAGTCGTTGCCCATCGTCTGGTTGGCGTCGCCGACCCGCGGGAAATACAGGTCCCGGACCGTGTAGGTGGCATCGAAGCCCACGAGCACGTTGCCATTTCCGATGACCAGGCTTCTAGGCACCTTCTGGAGCCAATCGTAGTCGACGGTGACGGCGGCGGTCTGGATGGCCTGCACCCCTACTGGTGCGTTAACGGGCGGGGTTCCCAGCCCGAGACGGGCTGCCTACAATCGCAGCACACCAATCCAGCAACATCGGAGCATTGCGTCTTGGAAGCGAATCACAACCAGTTCAGCCCGCCAATTCGAATCGTCGCCTCCGGGCGCCGGCGAAGGACGGTCGCGGCCCGCCTCCGTTCAGGCGTCCTCGAGCTGCTGGTCCCCGAATCGATGCCCCGTGCCGAGCGCGAGCGGTGGGGTGAGGAGATGCGGCGGCGTCTGCTGCGGCGCATGGAGCGTTCGCGGCCGACGGATCAACGGCTGGACGAGCGCGCACGCACGCTCAACGACCGCCACTTCGGCGGGCGGCTGCGCTGGACTTCGATCGCCTTCGCCGACATGGCTCACCTGTGGGGAAGCTGCACCTTCACGACGGGGGCGATCCGGATCGCCCGGCGCGCCGCCTCGCTGCCGGGCTGGGTGCTCGATTACCTGCTCGTGCACGAGATGGCCCACCTCGAGCACAGCGACCACGGCCCGGCGTTCCACGAGATGACCAACCGCTACCCGCTCACGGAGCGAGCCCGGGGCTATCTGATGGCCCTGGATCGGGATGGTGGCTCAAGCGACTCACCCTGA
- a CDS encoding DUF2029 domain-containing protein, with product MIRRFRRAAADLLSRPALYWTIAAAFWFRVAVLTVLTPRRPDTETMWEGAHAYLTEPGHMYDAAAAYLSRLHIIAPPGGLDGFVSPPPMAALALPVALLPKSIGVQAWTLIDAAALLIALALLYRVLATRHPLARPMFWLVAGYFPPLFADVSAGQRGGVLLIGAMASIWLESRRPALAGAVGGLTAALKYYPAAMVIGPRPSHRVRYALVLAAVLLVATTASFIPLGVGGAAFYYQHVLGSSLASHNPDCAYDSVRTLFTRTIGGEQYAQPWGTGYELVTSPLRLPAVALFLSYLSAVLFASGAAWGAWRSGWNPAYGMSLGFALGALIPNEVWPYQWLPMLPLVLLLVVRGIERRRFGTLALLGVLLLGFYRQPCELVFPNLWTVAAIGVFVLGLWENRLFIASREGTHGARC from the coding sequence TTGATCCGCAGATTTCGCCGAGCGGCCGCCGACCTGCTGTCGCGGCCGGCGCTTTACTGGACGATTGCGGCCGCGTTCTGGTTTCGGGTGGCGGTCCTGACCGTGCTCACGCCGCGGCGCCCGGACACGGAGACGATGTGGGAGGGCGCCCACGCGTACCTGACCGAACCCGGGCACATGTACGACGCGGCCGCCGCCTACCTGTCCCGGTTGCACATCATCGCCCCGCCCGGTGGGCTCGATGGGTTCGTGAGCCCGCCGCCCATGGCCGCCCTTGCGCTCCCGGTCGCGCTTTTGCCCAAGAGTATCGGGGTCCAGGCGTGGACGTTGATCGACGCCGCCGCGCTGCTGATCGCGCTCGCGCTCCTGTATCGGGTGCTCGCGACCCGACATCCGCTGGCCCGGCCGATGTTCTGGCTCGTGGCCGGGTACTTTCCACCTCTGTTCGCGGACGTCAGCGCAGGGCAGCGTGGCGGCGTGCTGCTGATCGGCGCGATGGCCTCGATCTGGCTCGAGTCACGCCGACCGGCCCTTGCCGGCGCCGTCGGCGGGCTGACGGCCGCGCTCAAGTACTACCCGGCGGCGATGGTCATCGGGCCGCGTCCGAGCCATCGCGTGCGATACGCCCTCGTGCTCGCTGCCGTGCTGCTGGTGGCGACCACAGCCAGCTTCATCCCGCTCGGTGTCGGTGGCGCCGCCTTTTACTACCAGCACGTGCTGGGGTCGTCGTTGGCTTCGCACAACCCCGACTGCGCTTACGACTCGGTGCGGACGCTGTTCACCCGGACCATCGGGGGCGAGCAGTACGCGCAGCCGTGGGGGACGGGATACGAGCTGGTGACCTCACCGCTGCGGCTGCCTGCGGTCGCGCTGTTCCTCTCCTATCTGAGCGCTGTCCTCTTTGCTTCCGGCGCGGCATGGGGAGCGTGGCGGAGCGGGTGGAATCCGGCCTACGGGATGTCGCTTGGCTTTGCGCTCGGAGCGCTCATCCCCAACGAGGTCTGGCCGTACCAGTGGCTGCCGATGTTGCCGCTGGTCCTGCTGCTGGTGGTACGCGGCATCGAGCGGCGCCGGTTCGGCACGCTCGCGCTCCTGGGCGTCTTGCTGCTGGGTTTCTACCGCCAGCCCTGCGAGCTCGTGTTCCCGAACCTCTGGACGGTGGCCGCCATCGGGGTCTTCGTTTTGGGGCTGTGGGAAAATCGCCTTTTCATCGCATCACGGGAGGGAACACATGGCGCTCGATGCTGA
- a CDS encoding acyl-CoA carboxylase subunit beta, whose product MAARKPKSLTPVRRTTPSLEGVEAPVRSPTTVSEQKINQYRKRRYQALHAETAAANKRRASGRATARERIEMLLDRGSFVELDVFATHRAHGFDMEERRIPGDGVVAGFGEIDRRPVAIYAYDATVFGGSLGEVTAEKIVKVQELALRNRVPIIGINDSGGARIQEGVVALAGYADIFLRNVRSSGVIPQISVIAGPCTGGAVYSPAITDFIFIVAGQGYMFITGPEVIRVVTGEAVTFDELGGGDVHNATSGVAHFLPRTEEACAAGVRKLLSYLPSSNNERPPFVPTTDDLERADPELQTIVPESPNKPYDMREVVSRTLDGREFFEVQPFFAPNIVVGLGRLGGHVVGIVGNQPKVLAGAIDINASVKAARFIRFCDAYGIPIVSFVDVPGYLPGRDQEHGGIIRHGAKLLYAYAEATVPKLTVITRKDYGGAYCVMSPKQMGADLNLAWPTAEIAVMGPEAAVNIIYKRDLAAAEDPAARRKELVAEYTARFANPYVAAERGYIDDVIEPSQTRRELVRGLQLCLRKTIERPARKHGNIPL is encoded by the coding sequence ATGGCCGCTCGTAAGCCAAAGTCCCTCACGCCGGTTCGCCGCACGACGCCGTCGCTCGAAGGGGTCGAGGCGCCGGTCCGGTCGCCGACCACCGTCTCCGAGCAGAAGATCAACCAGTACCGCAAGCGCCGCTACCAGGCGCTGCACGCGGAAACGGCGGCTGCCAACAAGCGGCGCGCGAGCGGCAGGGCGACCGCCCGCGAGCGCATCGAGATGCTGCTCGACCGAGGCTCGTTTGTCGAGCTCGACGTTTTCGCGACGCACCGCGCGCACGGATTCGACATGGAAGAGCGGCGGATCCCAGGTGACGGGGTGGTCGCGGGGTTCGGCGAGATCGACCGCCGCCCGGTCGCCATCTACGCGTATGACGCAACCGTGTTCGGCGGTTCGCTGGGCGAGGTCACCGCCGAAAAGATCGTCAAGGTCCAGGAGCTCGCCCTGCGCAATCGCGTCCCGATCATCGGCATCAACGATTCAGGTGGCGCGCGCATCCAGGAAGGCGTCGTGGCGCTCGCGGGCTACGCCGACATCTTCCTGCGCAACGTCCGCTCATCGGGGGTCATCCCGCAGATCAGCGTCATCGCCGGCCCCTGCACCGGGGGAGCCGTCTATTCGCCGGCGATCACCGATTTCATCTTCATCGTCGCCGGCCAGGGGTACATGTTCATCACCGGCCCGGAGGTCATCCGGGTCGTCACCGGCGAAGCCGTGACGTTTGACGAGCTGGGCGGCGGCGACGTCCACAACGCGACCTCAGGCGTCGCACACTTCCTGCCGCGCACCGAGGAGGCATGCGCTGCGGGCGTGCGCAAGCTGCTGTCCTACCTGCCCTCCTCGAACAATGAACGCCCGCCGTTCGTCCCGACCACCGACGACCTCGAGCGCGCGGACCCCGAGCTGCAGACGATCGTCCCGGAGTCCCCCAACAAGCCTTACGACATGCGCGAGGTGGTGTCGCGGACCCTGGACGGCCGCGAGTTCTTCGAGGTGCAGCCGTTCTTCGCGCCCAACATCGTCGTCGGGCTGGGCAGGCTCGGCGGCCACGTCGTCGGCATCGTCGGCAACCAGCCCAAGGTGCTGGCCGGCGCCATCGACATCAACGCCTCGGTCAAGGCGGCGCGGTTCATCCGCTTCTGCGACGCGTATGGCATCCCGATCGTCTCCTTCGTCGACGTGCCCGGCTATCTGCCCGGACGCGACCAGGAGCACGGCGGGATCATCCGCCATGGCGCCAAGCTGCTTTACGCGTACGCGGAGGCGACGGTGCCGAAGCTGACGGTCATCACCCGCAAGGACTACGGCGGGGCGTACTGCGTCATGTCGCCCAAGCAGATGGGGGCAGACCTCAACCTGGCCTGGCCGACGGCCGAGATCGCGGTGATGGGGCCGGAGGCGGCCGTGAACATCATCTACAAGCGCGACCTGGCGGCGGCGGAAGATCCCGCCGCCCGGCGCAAGGAGCTGGTGGCGGAGTACACCGCCCGGTTCGCCAACCCATACGTCGCGGCAGAGCGCGGGTACATCGACGACGTGATCGAGCCGAGCCAGACCCGGCGCGAGCTGGTCCGCGGCCTGCAGCTCTGCCTGCGCAAGACGATCGAACGACCCGCGCGCAAGCACGGCAACATCCCGTTGTGA